TCCCCCTGGGGGGAGCAATTGACTCTGTCATTCCTCCCCCCAGGGGGAGGTGGACCGCCAGACGGGCCGGAGGGGGTCTACTGAATCGCCGCCGCCCTACCTTTGATTACGGTAGTCGACGTCGTCCCAGGTCAGGTCGGCGAACTCCTTCCGGCGTGGCCCCATGTAGCCGAACAGGAAGGCCGCGACCTTGCGCATCTGGATCTCCTCCGAGCCCTCGGTGATCCGGTAGCGGCGGTGGTGGCGGTAGATGTGCTCGAAGGGCTTGTGCCGCGAATAGCCTATGCCGCCGTGCACCTGCATGGCGCGGTCGGCGGCCTCGCAGACCAGCCGGTTGCCCCAGTAGTTGCACATGGAGACCTTGTCCGAGAGTTCGCGCTCCACGGCCTTGTGCTCCATCTGGTCCATCTGCCAGGCGGTCTTGCGGATCAGGAGGCGCAGCATTTCCGCCTGGGTCGCCAGCTCCACCAGGGGCCACTGGATGGCCTGGTTGTCCGAAAGGGGTTTGCCAAAGGGCTTGCGCATCCGGGCGTACTTGACGCTCTCCTCGATGCAGTAGACCGCCGCGCCGAGCGAGGACGCCGCCTGCCGGATGCGGTTCTGGTGTACGAAGCTCTGGCCGAGGCCGAGGCCGCGGTCGATCACGCCCCAGTAGCTGTCCTCGGGGATCCAGACATTTGTGAAGCTGACCCGCGGGTGGTCGGTGGGCATGTTGAAGGTCCAGAGATACTCCTCGACCTTCACGCCAGGCGCATCCGCGGGCACGATGAAGCAGGTGATGCCGGTGGCGTCGCCGTCATTGCCGCTGGTGCGGGCGAAGACCATGCAGTGGGTGGCCACGTGCATGCCGGTGGACCACATCTTCTCGCCGTTGATCAGCCAGCCCGGCTTGCCGTCCTTTTCCTGGGGGACGGCGCGGGTCTCCATGTGGGTGGCGTCCGAACCGTGGAGGGGCTCGGTCAGGCCGAAGATGGTGCGCATCTTCCCGTTCAGCAGG
The sequence above is a segment of the Phenylobacterium parvum genome. Coding sequences within it:
- a CDS encoding acyl-CoA dehydrogenase family protein produces the protein MDFNLPPELVAYLGELDEFIERVIKPLERKDDNIRFFDHRREWARTDWDRGGLPRHEWEDLLGQARKLADEAGHLRFAWPTEMGGKGGTNLAMAVIREHLAAKGLGLHNDLQNEHSIVGNNPFILMFKEFATNAQYATYADLLLNGKMRTIFGLTEPLHGSDATHMETRAVPQEKDGKPGWLINGEKMWSTGMHVATHCMVFARTSGNDGDATGITCFIVPADAPGVKVEEYLWTFNMPTDHPRVSFTNVWIPEDSYWGVIDRGLGLGQSFVHQNRIRQAASSLGAAVYCIEESVKYARMRKPFGKPLSDNQAIQWPLVELATQAEMLRLLIRKTAWQMDQMEHKAVERELSDKVSMCNYWGNRLVCEAADRAMQVHGGIGYSRHKPFEHIYRHHRRYRITEGSEEIQMRKVAAFLFGYMGPRRKEFADLTWDDVDYRNQR